A window of the Salmo trutta chromosome 25, fSalTru1.1, whole genome shotgun sequence genome harbors these coding sequences:
- the LOC115161754 gene encoding cGMP-specific 3',5'-cyclic phosphodiesterase-like has protein sequence MEMVLPVQAAKVLSGQPSLRFGPLKNEEVDLHVICHFQQEPAQVELVLAVVSQLLDELGLPSNPLGLPANLLGLPSNPLGSNPLGLPSNPRVYPLTPWGLPSNPQGLPSNPRVYPLTPWGLPSNSQGLPSNPQGLPSNPQGLPSNPQGLPSNPQGPPSNPLGLPSNPRGLPSNPLRLPSNPQGLPSNPQGLPSNPQGLPSNSQGLPSNPLGSTL, from the exons ATGGAGAT GGTTCTG CCAGTCCAAGCAGCCAAGGTGCTCTCGGGCCAACCCTCCCTGCGTTTCGGTCCTCTCAAAAACGAAGAGGTAGACCTCCACGTCATCTGCCATTTCCAACAGGAACCTGCCCAG GTCGAGCTGGTCCTGGCTGTCGTGAGCCAGCTGCTTGatgagttg ggtctaccctctaaccccctggGTCTACCCGCTAACCTCCTGGgtctaccctctaaccccctggGCTCTAACCCCCTGGGTCTACCCTCTAACCCCAGGgtctaccctctaaccccctgg GGTCTACCCTCTAACCCCCAGGGTCTACCCTCTAACCCCAGGgtctaccctctaaccccctgg GGTCTACCCTCTAACTCCCAGGGTCTACCCTCTAACCCCCAGGGTCTACCCTCTAACCCCCAGGGTCTACCCTCTAACCCCCAGGGTCTACCCTCTAACCCCCAGGGTCCACCCTCTAACCCCCTGGGTCTACCCTCTAACCCCAGG ggtctaccctctaacccctTGCGTCTACCCTCTAACCCCCAGGGTCTACCCTCTAACCCCCAGGGTCTACCCTCTAACCCCCAGGGTCTACCCTCTAACTCCCAGGgtctaccctctaaccccctgg Ggtctaccctctaa